In Musa acuminata AAA Group cultivar baxijiao chromosome BXJ2-8, Cavendish_Baxijiao_AAA, whole genome shotgun sequence, one genomic interval encodes:
- the LOC135619792 gene encoding uncharacterized protein LOC135619792 isoform X1: MSSSPVDASASDASSMPQKRFSNLRSVRWRIDLGVLPRSPPASIDDIRRVTADTRRRYANLRRRLLIDHHSPKNGKASPDLTVDNPLSQNPDSNWGRFFSYAELGKMIDQDLSRLYPEHSGYFHTPICQALLRRVLLLWCLQHPEYGYRQGMHELLAPLVYVLHFDLDHLTQVQKLYEDLFSDEFDKISFPEGDFLSSHRIRRVKNWESGIEIENNLHKICNDHSLDELDPDTREMLLLSDSYGAEGELGVILSERFMEHDAYFMFENLMFGAQGVVSMASFFSPVAGSNSNLPPVIEASSALYYLLSIVDSSLHSHLVELEVEPQYFALRWLRVLFGREFCLDDLLVIWDELFYSSNSRYIDNDVEFNFEVLCSPRGAFIAALAVSMLLYVRSSLLATETATTCLQRLLSFPQNPDMKKLIEQAKSLQMLALESNILSSPCQTYSNKNQLTISRGYSLPSASALAKTSLNVIPDRYWEEQWRVLHKDEELRKQSNGHSSSSGIMKKILTKRLSFSRTNVEPFEGNNAHALSSVRRRLFGDSSEVIEVAKDHVKSECNESPVISDNLNVGKGFPEELADQRTSNCMVEETLLSGHNTLVVSTPTSPHDIGNDHENESEKSSITSNSFLGDNDEETISTEESCSQNKQDEESTNMEEPCCQNLDKQLAQDAEATSSGDVDSIPEQIAAPKDRKPFAGKFQWLWRFGRGSKEENQESKRSQNAGHIEKDSFDISHCDGTYTSCGINKRIEVGDKKVMDTIRNLGQSMLEHIQVRYSYLSLVIETVFQQDKSKFDSSDNLSNNILGGKGQGTAIAALKELRKISSLLREM, from the exons TTCCCCTAAAAATGGGAAAGCATCTCCTGATCTTACTGTGGACAATCCTCTATCACAAAATCCAG ATAGCAATTGGGGTCGGTTTTTCAGTTATGCTGAGCTGGGGAAAATGATCGACCAAGATTTGTCTAGGTTATATCCTGAACATAGTGGCTACTTTCACACTCCTATATGCCAGGCATTGCTTAGAAGGGTATTGCTGTTATGGTGTCTGCAGCATCCAGAGTATGGATATCGACAAG GAATGCATGAATTATTGGCTCCTCTAGTCTATGTGCTTCATTTTGATCTGGATCACCTAACTCAAGTGCAAAAGCTTTATGAAGATCTTTTTAGTGATGAATTTGACAAAATCTCCTTCCCTGAAGGCGACTTTCTCTCTAGTCACAGGATTAGAAGAGTAAAAAACTGGGAGTCTGGGATTGAAATAGAGAATAATCTTCACAAAATATGCAATGACCATAGTCTGGATGAACTTGATCCTGATACCAGGGAAATGCTTTTGCTGAGTGATTCTTATGGAGCAGAAGGTGAGTTGGGAGTTATTTTATCTGAAAGGTTTATGGAACATGATGCTTATTTCATGTTCGAGAATTTAATGTTTGGAGCCCAAGGTGTGGTTTCCATGGCAAGTTTTTTCTCTCCTGTAGCTGGATCCAATTCAAATTTACCTCCTGTCATCGAAGCCTCATCAGCATTATATTATCTACTATCAATTGTGGATTCTTCTCTTCATAGCCACCTTGTTGAGCTTGAGGTGGAACCTCAATACTTTGCCCTTCGATGGTTACGTGTTCTGTTTGGACGAGAGTTTTGCCTTGATGATCTTTTGGTGATTTGGGATGAACTATTTTATTCTTCGAATAGTAGATACATAGACAATGATGTGGAATTCAACTTTGAGGTTTTATGTTCTCCTCGAGGAGCATTTATTGCAGCTTTGGCAGTCTCAATGCTTCTCTATGTACGATCTTCGCTTTTAGCCACTGAAACTGCAACCACTTGCCTGCAACGATTACTAAGTTTTCCACAGAACCCTGATATGAAGAAACTTATAGAGCAGGCAAAATCACTGCAGATGCTTGCTCTTGAATCAAACATATTGTCCTCGCCATGCCAAACATATTCAAACAAGAATCAGCTCACGATCAGTAGAGGTTACAGTCTTCCATCAGCTTCAGCTTTGGCTAAGACTTCACTTAATGTAATACCAGATAGATATTGGGAAGAACAATGGAGGGTGTTGCATAAGGATGAAGAACTCAGAAAACAGAGCAATGGTCACTCGAGTtcaagtggaattatgaaaaagaTTTTGACTAAAAGATTAAGTTTCTCTAGGACAAATGTGGAACCCTTTGAGGGGAATAATGCTCATGCTCTGTCTTCTGTTAGGCGAAGACTTTTTGGTGATTCATCTGAAGTTATTGAAGTTGCCAAAGACCATGTTAAATCTGAATGTAATGAGTCTCCTGTTATTTCAGACAACTTAAATGTTGGAAAAGGTTTTCCAGAGGAATTGGCCGATCAAAGGACCTCCAATTGCATGGTTGAAGAAACACTTTTGAGTGGTCATAACACGTTGGTGGTTTCCACACCTACTAGTCCTCATGACATAGGTAATGACCATGAAAATGAGTCGGAGAAAAGCAGTATCACTTCAAATTCATTTCTTGGTGACAATGATGAGGAAACAATTAGCACAGAAGAGTCTTGTAGtcaaaataagcaagatgaagaaTCAACTAATATGGAGGAGCCTTGTTGTCAAAATCTCGACAAACAGTTGGCCCAAGATGCTGAAGCCACTTCATCTGGCGATGTTGACTCTATACCAGAACAAATAGCAGCTCCAAAGGACCGGAAACCATTTGCAGGTAAATTTCAGTGGTTATGGAGGTTTGGTAGAGGCTCTAAAGAAGAAAATCAAGAGTCAAAAAGATCGCAAAATGCTGGACATATAGAAAAGGATAGCTTTGACATTTCACATTGTGATGGAACCTATACTTCCTGTGGAATAAATAAGAGGATTGAAGTGGGAGATAAGAAAGTGATGGACACTATAAGAAATCTTGGGCAGTCCATGCTTGAGCATATTCAGGTGAGATATTCTTATTTAAGTTTG GTGATTGAGACAGTTTTCCAGCAAGATAAGAGCAAATTTGACTCATCGGATAACTTATCAAACAACATTCTTGGAGGCAAAGGTCAGGGTACAGCTATAGCAGCTTTGAAGGAGCTACGGAAGATCAGTAGTTTACTTCGAGAAATGTAA
- the LOC135619792 gene encoding uncharacterized protein LOC135619792 isoform X2 produces the protein MSSSPVDASASDASSMPQKRFSNLRSVRWRIDLGVLPRSPPASIDDIRRVTADTRRRYANLRRRLLIDHHSPKNGKASPDLTVDNPLSQNPDSNWGRFFSYAELGKMIDQDLSRLYPEHSGYFHTPICQALLRRVLLLWCLQHPEYGYRQGMHELLAPLVYVLHFDLDHLTQVQKLYEDLFSDEFDKISFPEGDFLSSHRIRRVKNWESGIEIENNLHKICNDHSLDELDPDTREMLLLSDSYGAEGELGVILSERFMEHDAYFMFENLMFGAQGVVSMASFFSPVAGSNSNLPPVIEASSALYYLLSIVDSSLHSHLVELEVEPQYFALRWLRVLFGREFCLDDLLVIWDELFYSSNSRYIDNDVEFNFEVLCSPRGAFIAALAVSMLLYVRSSLLATETATTCLQRLLSFPQNPDMKKLIEQAKSLQMLALESNILSSPCQTYSNKNQLTISRGYSLPSASALAKTSLNVIPDRYWEEQWRVLHKDEELRKQSNGHSSSSGIMKKILTKRLSFSRTNVEPFEGNNAHALSSVRRRLFGDSSEVIEVAKDHVKSECNESPVISDNLNVGKGFPEELADQRTSNCMVEETLLSGHNTLVVSTPTSPHDIGNDHENESEKSSITSNSFLGDNDEETISTEESCSQNKQDEESTNMEEPCCQNLDKQLAQDAEATSSGDVDSIPEQIAAPKDRKPFAGKFQWLWRFGRGSKEENQESKRSQNAGHIEKDSFDISHCDGTYTSCGINKRIEVGDKKVMDTIRNLGQSMLEHIQVIETVFQQDKSKFDSSDNLSNNILGGKGQGTAIAALKELRKISSLLREM, from the exons TTCCCCTAAAAATGGGAAAGCATCTCCTGATCTTACTGTGGACAATCCTCTATCACAAAATCCAG ATAGCAATTGGGGTCGGTTTTTCAGTTATGCTGAGCTGGGGAAAATGATCGACCAAGATTTGTCTAGGTTATATCCTGAACATAGTGGCTACTTTCACACTCCTATATGCCAGGCATTGCTTAGAAGGGTATTGCTGTTATGGTGTCTGCAGCATCCAGAGTATGGATATCGACAAG GAATGCATGAATTATTGGCTCCTCTAGTCTATGTGCTTCATTTTGATCTGGATCACCTAACTCAAGTGCAAAAGCTTTATGAAGATCTTTTTAGTGATGAATTTGACAAAATCTCCTTCCCTGAAGGCGACTTTCTCTCTAGTCACAGGATTAGAAGAGTAAAAAACTGGGAGTCTGGGATTGAAATAGAGAATAATCTTCACAAAATATGCAATGACCATAGTCTGGATGAACTTGATCCTGATACCAGGGAAATGCTTTTGCTGAGTGATTCTTATGGAGCAGAAGGTGAGTTGGGAGTTATTTTATCTGAAAGGTTTATGGAACATGATGCTTATTTCATGTTCGAGAATTTAATGTTTGGAGCCCAAGGTGTGGTTTCCATGGCAAGTTTTTTCTCTCCTGTAGCTGGATCCAATTCAAATTTACCTCCTGTCATCGAAGCCTCATCAGCATTATATTATCTACTATCAATTGTGGATTCTTCTCTTCATAGCCACCTTGTTGAGCTTGAGGTGGAACCTCAATACTTTGCCCTTCGATGGTTACGTGTTCTGTTTGGACGAGAGTTTTGCCTTGATGATCTTTTGGTGATTTGGGATGAACTATTTTATTCTTCGAATAGTAGATACATAGACAATGATGTGGAATTCAACTTTGAGGTTTTATGTTCTCCTCGAGGAGCATTTATTGCAGCTTTGGCAGTCTCAATGCTTCTCTATGTACGATCTTCGCTTTTAGCCACTGAAACTGCAACCACTTGCCTGCAACGATTACTAAGTTTTCCACAGAACCCTGATATGAAGAAACTTATAGAGCAGGCAAAATCACTGCAGATGCTTGCTCTTGAATCAAACATATTGTCCTCGCCATGCCAAACATATTCAAACAAGAATCAGCTCACGATCAGTAGAGGTTACAGTCTTCCATCAGCTTCAGCTTTGGCTAAGACTTCACTTAATGTAATACCAGATAGATATTGGGAAGAACAATGGAGGGTGTTGCATAAGGATGAAGAACTCAGAAAACAGAGCAATGGTCACTCGAGTtcaagtggaattatgaaaaagaTTTTGACTAAAAGATTAAGTTTCTCTAGGACAAATGTGGAACCCTTTGAGGGGAATAATGCTCATGCTCTGTCTTCTGTTAGGCGAAGACTTTTTGGTGATTCATCTGAAGTTATTGAAGTTGCCAAAGACCATGTTAAATCTGAATGTAATGAGTCTCCTGTTATTTCAGACAACTTAAATGTTGGAAAAGGTTTTCCAGAGGAATTGGCCGATCAAAGGACCTCCAATTGCATGGTTGAAGAAACACTTTTGAGTGGTCATAACACGTTGGTGGTTTCCACACCTACTAGTCCTCATGACATAGGTAATGACCATGAAAATGAGTCGGAGAAAAGCAGTATCACTTCAAATTCATTTCTTGGTGACAATGATGAGGAAACAATTAGCACAGAAGAGTCTTGTAGtcaaaataagcaagatgaagaaTCAACTAATATGGAGGAGCCTTGTTGTCAAAATCTCGACAAACAGTTGGCCCAAGATGCTGAAGCCACTTCATCTGGCGATGTTGACTCTATACCAGAACAAATAGCAGCTCCAAAGGACCGGAAACCATTTGCAGGTAAATTTCAGTGGTTATGGAGGTTTGGTAGAGGCTCTAAAGAAGAAAATCAAGAGTCAAAAAGATCGCAAAATGCTGGACATATAGAAAAGGATAGCTTTGACATTTCACATTGTGATGGAACCTATACTTCCTGTGGAATAAATAAGAGGATTGAAGTGGGAGATAAGAAAGTGATGGACACTATAAGAAATCTTGGGCAGTCCATGCTTGAGCATATTCAG GTGATTGAGACAGTTTTCCAGCAAGATAAGAGCAAATTTGACTCATCGGATAACTTATCAAACAACATTCTTGGAGGCAAAGGTCAGGGTACAGCTATAGCAGCTTTGAAGGAGCTACGGAAGATCAGTAGTTTACTTCGAGAAATGTAA